A single region of the Streptomyces sp. NBC_01262 genome encodes:
- a CDS encoding WD40/YVTN/BNR-like repeat-containing protein — MNDVLLAVGTRKGLFLGRRGGRGSGDWELTGPHFPMQAVYSVGIDTRRAVPRILAGADSSHWGPSVFRSDDLGASWHEPARPAVRFPEDTGTSLERVWQLQPAGPGAPEVVWAGTEPGALFRSDDGGETFAFVRSLWEHPQREQWGAGFGGQAVHTVVTDPRDADAVTVAVSSGGVYRSKDGGASWACSNTGLKAEFLPDQYPEFGQCVHKIAPDPVDPDRLYLQNHGGVYRSDDAGASWSEIGKGLPADFGFAVTTHPRRGGVAYVFPVSDGSDRYPPGYRCRVYRTEDAGASWQPLNTGLPDGDHYGVVLRDALRTDDADPAGVYFGNRNGEVYASADEGDSWQLVTEHLPDVLCVRAAVI, encoded by the coding sequence ATGAACGACGTTCTGCTCGCGGTCGGCACACGCAAGGGCCTGTTCCTCGGACGCCGGGGCGGCCGGGGCAGCGGGGACTGGGAGCTCACCGGGCCGCACTTCCCGATGCAGGCGGTCTACTCGGTGGGCATCGACACCCGCCGCGCCGTGCCCCGGATCCTGGCGGGCGCCGACAGCTCGCACTGGGGCCCGTCGGTGTTCCGCTCCGACGACCTCGGGGCGAGCTGGCACGAGCCGGCCCGGCCCGCGGTGCGCTTCCCCGAGGACACCGGCACCTCACTGGAGCGCGTGTGGCAGCTCCAGCCCGCCGGGCCCGGCGCGCCCGAGGTGGTGTGGGCGGGCACCGAGCCGGGCGCGCTGTTCCGCTCCGACGACGGCGGGGAGACCTTCGCGTTCGTACGCAGCCTGTGGGAGCACCCGCAGCGCGAGCAGTGGGGCGCGGGCTTCGGCGGCCAGGCCGTGCACACCGTGGTCACCGACCCCCGGGACGCGGACGCGGTGACGGTGGCGGTGTCCTCGGGCGGGGTGTACCGGTCCAAGGACGGCGGCGCGAGCTGGGCCTGTTCCAACACCGGGCTCAAGGCTGAGTTCCTGCCCGACCAGTACCCGGAGTTCGGGCAGTGCGTGCACAAGATCGCGCCGGATCCGGTGGACCCCGACCGGCTGTACCTGCAGAACCACGGCGGGGTCTACCGCAGCGACGACGCGGGAGCGAGCTGGTCCGAGATCGGCAAGGGCCTGCCCGCCGACTTCGGCTTCGCCGTGACGACCCATCCCCGGCGCGGCGGTGTGGCCTATGTCTTCCCGGTCAGCGACGGCAGCGACCGCTATCCCCCGGGCTACCGCTGCCGGGTCTACCGCACCGAGGACGCGGGAGCCTCCTGGCAGCCGCTCAACACCGGCCTGCCGGACGGCGACCACTACGGCGTGGTGCTCCGCGACGCCCTGCGCACCGACGACGCCGACCCCGCCGGGGTGTACTTCGGCAACCGCAACGGGGAGGTCTACGCGAGCGCGGACGAGGGCGACAGCTGGCAGCTGGTGACCGAGCACCTGCCCGATGTGCTGTGCGTACGGGCGGCGGTGATCTGA